A region from the Plutella xylostella chromosome 6, ilPluXylo3.1, whole genome shotgun sequence genome encodes:
- the LOC105387856 gene encoding pro-resilin isoform X2 produces MMAFFKSLMLTALLCAALTTAGARPPRKHYKRDAPLSNSYLPPSRPSSSYGAPPRPSSSYGAPSKPSSSYGAPPSRPSSSYGAPPPSSSYGAPSKPPSSSYGAPPSSSYGAPAPRPSSSYGAPPKPSSSYGAPARPPATSYGVPTGPSSSYGAPPKPSSSYGAPAPKPSSSYGAPAPAPSSSYGAPPSSSYGAPAPAPSSSYGAPASAPSNSYGAPAAPPSTSYGTPALPPSSSYGAPAAAPPSSSYGAPSSGHGGGSSGFGSSGFGGSSGFGGGSFGGSAPSSSYGAPSAPSSSYGAPAQAPSSSYGAPSQAPSSSYGAPSAGGFSSSGSGFGSSGGGGGGGYSSGGSGGYSGGHSSGGGGGYSSGGGSGGYPSGGGGGYSSGGSGGYSSGGGSGGYSSGGGSGGYSSGGSGGYSSGGSGGHGGSSGGGGGYPSSVPATINQSYDSNGGYVY; encoded by the exons ATGTTGACTGCGCTGCTGTGCGCCGCGCTGACCACCGCcggcgcgcgcccgccgcgcaaACACTACAAACGTGATG CGCCGCTCAGCAACTCGTACTTGCCGCCGTCGCGCCCGTCCAGCAGCTACggcgcccccccgcgcccctccAGCAGCTATGGCGCCCCTTCCAAGCCCTCAAGCAGCTATGGAGCGCCCCCGTCCAGACCTTCTAGCAGCTATGGAGCGCCCCCTCCGTCATCTAGCTACGGAGCGCCGTCCAAGCCCCCATCCAGCTCCTACGGCGCCCCTCCTTCCAGCTCCTATGGagcccccgcgccgcgcccgtcCTCCAGCTACGGAGCTCCGCCGAAACCATCCAGCTCATACGGAGCCCCCGCCAGGCCCCCAGCGACCAGCTACGGAGTGCCCACTGGACCTTCCTCGTCGTACGGAGCGCCTCCCAAGCCGTCCAGCAGCTACGGTGCGCCAGCACCTAAGCCATCCAGCTCGTATGGAGCCCCGGCCCCAGCCCCTTCAAGCTCCTACGGTGCTCCGCCATCTAGCTCCTACGGAGCGCCCGCTCCGGCACCCTCGTCCAGCTACGGCGCGCCGGCTTCCGCGCCCTCCAACTCGTACGGAGCCCCGGCCGCTCCCCCGTCCACCTCCTACGGAACCCCCGCCCTGCCGCCCTCGTCCAGCTATGGCGCTCCGGCCGCGGCCCCGCCATCATCGTCTTACGGTGCTCCCTCATCAGGACATGGCGGCGGCAGCAGTGGCTTCGGAAGCAGCGGGTTCGGCGGTAGCAGCGGCTTCGGAGGAGGCAGCTTCGGTGGCAGCGCTCCTTCCTCTAGCTACGGAGCACCCTCAGCCCCGTCTAGTTCATACGGCGCCCCGGCCCAGGCTCCCTCGAGCTCCTACGGGGCTCCCTCGCAGGCACCGTCCAGCTCGTATGGCGCGCCTAGCGCTGGCGGCTTCTCATCCAGTGGATCAGGATTCGGTTCatctggcggcggcggcggcggtggctaCTCTTCTGGCGGTTCTGGTGGCTACTCGGGCGGTCACTcctcgggcggcggcggcggctactCGTCCGGTGGTGGCTCCGGCGGGTACCCGAGCGGAGGCGGCGGTGGATACTCAAGCGGTGGATCGGGAGGCTACTCGTCCGGTGGCGGCTCGGGAGGCTACTCATCCGGTGGTGGCTCAGGCGGCTACTCATCCGGAGGCTCCGGTGGGTACTCATCTGGCGGATCAGGCGGCCACGGTGGctcgagcggcggcggcggcggctaccCCAGCAGCGTGCCGGCCACCATCAACCAGAGCTACGACTCCAACGGTGGCTACGTCTACTAA
- the LOC105387856 gene encoding pro-resilin isoform X1: MMAFFKSLMLTALLCAALTTAGARPPRKHYKRDAPIPLHAAPLSNSYLPPSRPSSSYGAPPRPSSSYGAPSKPSSSYGAPPSRPSSSYGAPPPSSSYGAPSKPPSSSYGAPPSSSYGAPAPRPSSSYGAPPKPSSSYGAPARPPATSYGVPTGPSSSYGAPPKPSSSYGAPAPKPSSSYGAPAPAPSSSYGAPPSSSYGAPAPAPSSSYGAPASAPSNSYGAPAAPPSTSYGTPALPPSSSYGAPAAAPPSSSYGAPSSGHGGGSSGFGSSGFGGSSGFGGGSFGGSAPSSSYGAPSAPSSSYGAPAQAPSSSYGAPSQAPSSSYGAPSAGGFSSSGSGFGSSGGGGGGGYSSGGSGGYSGGHSSGGGGGYSSGGGSGGYPSGGGGGYSSGGSGGYSSGGGSGGYSSGGGSGGYSSGGSGGYSSGGSGGHGGSSGGGGGYPSSVPATINQSYDSNGGYVY; the protein is encoded by the exons ATGTTGACTGCGCTGCTGTGCGCCGCGCTGACCACCGCcggcgcgcgcccgccgcgcaaACACTACAAACGTGATG CCCCCATTCCTCTGCACGCAGCGCCGCTCAGCAACTCGTACTTGCCGCCGTCGCGCCCGTCCAGCAGCTACggcgcccccccgcgcccctccAGCAGCTATGGCGCCCCTTCCAAGCCCTCAAGCAGCTATGGAGCGCCCCCGTCCAGACCTTCTAGCAGCTATGGAGCGCCCCCTCCGTCATCTAGCTACGGAGCGCCGTCCAAGCCCCCATCCAGCTCCTACGGCGCCCCTCCTTCCAGCTCCTATGGagcccccgcgccgcgcccgtcCTCCAGCTACGGAGCTCCGCCGAAACCATCCAGCTCATACGGAGCCCCCGCCAGGCCCCCAGCGACCAGCTACGGAGTGCCCACTGGACCTTCCTCGTCGTACGGAGCGCCTCCCAAGCCGTCCAGCAGCTACGGTGCGCCAGCACCTAAGCCATCCAGCTCGTATGGAGCCCCGGCCCCAGCCCCTTCAAGCTCCTACGGTGCTCCGCCATCTAGCTCCTACGGAGCGCCCGCTCCGGCACCCTCGTCCAGCTACGGCGCGCCGGCTTCCGCGCCCTCCAACTCGTACGGAGCCCCGGCCGCTCCCCCGTCCACCTCCTACGGAACCCCCGCCCTGCCGCCCTCGTCCAGCTATGGCGCTCCGGCCGCGGCCCCGCCATCATCGTCTTACGGTGCTCCCTCATCAGGACATGGCGGCGGCAGCAGTGGCTTCGGAAGCAGCGGGTTCGGCGGTAGCAGCGGCTTCGGAGGAGGCAGCTTCGGTGGCAGCGCTCCTTCCTCTAGCTACGGAGCACCCTCAGCCCCGTCTAGTTCATACGGCGCCCCGGCCCAGGCTCCCTCGAGCTCCTACGGGGCTCCCTCGCAGGCACCGTCCAGCTCGTATGGCGCGCCTAGCGCTGGCGGCTTCTCATCCAGTGGATCAGGATTCGGTTCatctggcggcggcggcggcggtggctaCTCTTCTGGCGGTTCTGGTGGCTACTCGGGCGGTCACTcctcgggcggcggcggcggctactCGTCCGGTGGTGGCTCCGGCGGGTACCCGAGCGGAGGCGGCGGTGGATACTCAAGCGGTGGATCGGGAGGCTACTCGTCCGGTGGCGGCTCGGGAGGCTACTCATCCGGTGGTGGCTCAGGCGGCTACTCATCCGGAGGCTCCGGTGGGTACTCATCTGGCGGATCAGGCGGCCACGGTGGctcgagcggcggcggcggcggctaccCCAGCAGCGTGCCGGCCACCATCAACCAGAGCTACGACTCCAACGGTGGCTACGTCTACTAA
- the LOC105387857 gene encoding high-affinity choline transporter 1: protein MINIGGVISIILFYVLILAVGIWAGRKKPKGDDSEEEVMLAGRSIGLFVGIFTMTATWVGGGYINGTAEAIYTSGLVWCQAPFGYALSLVFGGIFFANPMRKQGYVTMLDPLQDSFGSRMGGLLFLPALCGEVFWAAGILAALGATLVVIIDMDHRTSVIFSACVAVFYTLFGGLYSVAYTDVIQLFCIFIGLWMCIPFAWANDHVKPLSSMDVDWIGHIDPAYYWFYVDYGLLLIFGGIPWQVYFQRVLSSKTAGRAQLLSYVAAAGCILMAIPPVLIGAIAKGTAWNETDFKGDLTENGELTADQTSMILPLVLQHLTPDFVSFFGLGAVSAAVMSSADSSVLSASSMFARNVYKLIFRQRASEMEIIWVMRVAILVVGFLSTVMALTIPSIYGLWSMCSDLVYVILFPQLLMVVHFKKYCNTYGSLAAYIVAFAVRLSGGEKMLGLPPLIHYPGWDPESEVQLFPFRTMAMCMSLFTLAFVSWLSVYLFNNGYLSPESDYFNCVVNIPEDIRRVDEPSEAGEQMSVLGGVPGRLYGAAQTLVGPDEKSGRINPALEDDDDLDDPNDGPTPLFGSSSAPPPMQPLGKQTAF from the exons CCACGTGGGTGGGGGGCGGCTACATCAACGGCACGGCGGAGGCCATCTACACGTCGGGGCTGGTGTGGTGCCAGGCGCCCTTCGGGTACGCACTGTCGCTCGTCTTCG GCGGCATATTCTTCGCGAACCCGATGCGCAAGCAGGGCTACGTGACCATGCTGGACCCGCTGCAGGACTCGTTCGGCAGCCGCATGGGCGGGCTGCTGTTCCTGCCCGCGCTGTGCGGGGAGGTGTTCTGGGCTGCCGGCATTCTCGCTGCTCTGG GCGCGACCCTAGTCGTGATCATCGACATGGACCACCGCACGTCCGTGATCTTCAGCGCGTGCGTCGCCGTGTTCTACACGCTGTTCGGCGGGCTCTACTCCGTGGCCTACACCGACGTCATCCAGCTCTTCTGCATCTTCATTGGCCTGTGGATGTGCATCCCGTTCGCGTGGGCCAATGACCACGTCAAGCCACTCAGCTCCATGGACGTTGATTGGATAGGACATATAGATCCGGCGTATTACTGGTTCTATGTGGATTATGGCCTGCTGCTCATATTTGGAGGCATTCCTTGGCAG GTGTACTTCCAGCGCGTGCTGTCCAGCAAGACGGCGGGGCGCGCGCAGCTGCTGTCGTACGTGGCGGCCGCGGGCTGCATCCTCATGGCCATCCCGCCCGTGCTCATCGGAGCCATCGCCAAGGGGACCG CCTGGAACGAGACAGACTTCAAGGGCGACCTCACAGAGAACGGCGAGCTGACGGCGGACCAGACGTCCATGATCCTGCCGCTGGTTCTGCAGCACCTCACGCCGGACTTCGTGTCGTTCTTCGGGCTGGGCGCCGTGTCGGCCGCTGTCATGTCCTCCGCTGACTCCAGCGTGCTCAGCGCTTCGTCTATGTTTGCCAG GAACGTGTACAAGCTGATCTTCCGTCAGCGCGCGTCCGAGATGGAGATCATCTGGGTGATGCGCGTGGCCATCCTCGTGGTGGGCTTCCTCTCCACCGTCATGGCGCTCACCATCCCCTCCATCTACGGGCTTTG GTCGATGTGCTCGGACCTGGTGTACGTGATCCTGTTCCCGCAGCTGCTGATGGTGGTGCACTTCAAGAAGTACTGCAACACGTACGGGTCACTGGCCGCGTACATCGTGGCGTTCGCCGTCAGGCTGTCTGGAG GAGAGAAGATGCTGGGCCTGCCCCCGCTGATCCACTACCCGGGCTGGGACCCCGAGAGCGAGGTGCAGCTGTTCCCCTTCCGCACCATGGCCATGTGCATGTCGCTCTTCACGCTCGCCTTCGTGTCCTGGCTCTCCGT GTACCTGTTCAACAACGGCTACCTGAGCCCCGAGTCGGACTACTTCAACTGTGTGGTGAACATCCCCGAGGACATCCGGCGCGTGGACGAGCCGTCGGAAGCCGGCGAGCAGATGTCGGTGCTGGGGGGAGTCCCGGGCCGGCTGTACGGCGCCGCGCAGACCCTCGTCGGGCCGGACGAGAAGTCGGGCCGCATCAACCCGGCTTtggaagatgatgatgatttagaTGACCCTAATGATGGCCCGACCCCCCTGTTCGGCAGCAGCAGCGCCCCCCCGCCGATGCAGCCGCTGGGCAAGCAGACGGCTTTCTGA